TCTGGGCTCTACCAGGGAAAGGAGGATGATGGAGCTGTTTCCCATCAGAGTGAtgatgtaggagaccaggacCACCCCAAAGAGAGGAATCTCCAGCCATGGATGCTCTGAGAAGCCCAACAAGATGAAGGTGCTGGAAAAACTCACATTTTCTCCTTCCATGATACCACCTTGTGTATGGTTGGACAGAAAGAAAGTTTTGAAGACAAATGTAAAGACTCGCATTTCAACCACTGCAAGGCCACATTCCCCAACCTTCAGCTATGTTAGGAGAAGCTCTGTGGTGCTGGGATGATCATGTGTAATGCTTTCCTGGTAGCAGACGTTGGAGTAAGAGGGAGCAAGCCGGAATGTCCTAGTCAGGAGCAGAAATTCTACATGGAGCCCAGTCCTCTCTACTCACCTGGGACTCTGTCCATATGAAGCctgactctctcctctctctctcattgttatCTTTCCCTCCCTGActgctcttttttctctttcctcacctCACTCCCTAACATTTCCTTTCAGCCCCGTTGGGTGAAGGACACTCGGGTGCTCAGAGGGACAGAGGTTGGGTTTGCTATTACAGCCGCATAACTGTGGAGTATTTCTGCAGGGCAGAGACCATCAAATGAGTTTAGTTTATGCAATATTCCTTCTTGCCTGCTCCACTTATTAAAATGGTAAATACAAGTAACATAATATTTGCTGTGTTAGCCACGTTTAATTGCATAGGTGGTTCATTCATGCCATTGTGCCATCCTGACCACCACACATCTCCAGAATCTGTATTTAAATGGCAAGTCTCAGACCGTACTTTTCAAGAGCAACTGCCTGCTGTTTGCTCTCCCTAGAGCCTGGCATCTACCATTCTGCTTTCTGTGATGCCGACTGCCCTCAGTGCCCGTTATGCGAGTCTGCCCTTGGCTTGTTTCACTTCCACAGTGTCAGGGTTCACGCACACTGCAGCATGTCAGCCCTTCCTACCCTTCCTAGACTGGACAGCACTGCCCAACACAGTGTGCTCAGGTGGGCATTCGTCTGTCAGACTTAACCATTCCACTTAAAAACAATGCTGCAAGACAACACACACTTTTATCTGtctctttgaaataattaaataaacctgAAAAGGCAGGGAAACTCTCTGTGCCAGCAAAGAGATACCTGCCCACCAGGGCTGTGTGGCACAGATAGTTGTGTTTCTAAAGGAAGACGTCTGCCTGATAGGTTGAAGTGCATGCTAATGAGGTGTGCTATGTGAGCCAATCAGGGAGTCAGCAGAGCCTGATGTGGCCTGCACCGGGTTAGTGACCTTACCTGGAGCTCATGTTACATAGGGAAGTTAGCAGAGTGCTCAGACAGGTCCTTGGAGGGCAGGACTGTTCAGCAGATGCAACATCTGAAGATTACATTGTGtgtgcttctcccttctccccttctcccggGGCTCCTGGAGGGTCAAGTCCTGtgtgtttcttcctttcctttccagcgGACCCTTGCTTAGGTGAGGTTTCAGGCTGGAGTCTACACTGATCCATCTGGTGCTCGGCCCAGAGCAGAGTGAGCTGGacctggaggtggtggtggtggcatttCTGTGCAGGCAAGCCGTGTGGGCCACAAGGAAGCAACGCCTTTCCCTTGTGGTGGGGGTGGAAGGATGGAAGTTTCAGGGGGAAAACACTGAAAACCAGAGAGGCTACTTTTGCACCTAACAAAGTTATATGCCTTTCAGGTTTATGTACCTgtttcagagagacagataaaagtGTATGTTACCTTGTAGTGAGGTTTTGAAGTGGGATGGTTAAGTGCAGCTGACTGAAGGATGTATGTCACTTCACATGGTTAGCATTTTTACCATCGGACACGCATTCCCACGGGTGCCTCGCAGAGTTAATGCATCGCAGAAATGCAAAGCCGAGCGTGTTTTGGTGCAGGTAGGTCCTAGcatccatgcatagctttctcGTAGCAGGCATCCTCTGTGAATTATATGAGGACCATCTGTGGACACAGTGGAGCTCAAGTCAGCCTTCAAGGAGGAAGATCCCGGTCACCGACAACACAGGTGAGCCTTGAGGTCAGGCGCTCAGCGACACACAAAGCCTGTTTCTCTGAGGATTTTCCCACTGTGCACCAGCCCCGCTGGAAGCAGTTTGATCTCTGTTGGATGACCCAATATAAGGATTCTTCATGAaactcagagccctgggctgagCGCCTGGCACTTGTGGTTTGCTACTGAGCTCCCTCTATTGGCGAGGCACCTGCCTAACCCAGTCGCCTGCATTGTCTTCAGGAAAAGTGTAGTCTGGGTTTTATGCTTCTGTTGCTTCCAAGCCCACAGGGACCCTCCCAatccgcctgcagcacccaggcccagctctgacccagCAGCTATGCCACCCTGCGCTTCCTCTCTCACCAGCCTCATGCTGACCGCTGGCTCCCACcaccttcccagcctcccactccGGCCTGGCTCCTTTGCCCATAGTggtttctctctgtcctcccacATCCCACTCCACCAGCGCTGGCATCACTTCCTCCGTGACAAGGGCCTGCTTTCCACTTTCTGTCCTTCCACACTCGCAGTCAGCCTGGGTCCCCTCTTCCGCCACTGAGCTCCTGAGGAGGCTGATCTGTGGGTAAGCGTTCTTTGCCTCCCTAGCACCTGCTGTGGCTGGAGTGtgaaccacagagctggcctaTGCAGTCACTCACATGGCAGCGTGTAGCCTGTGTCCATCCGGTCAGTGGTTCCATCTCCACCCTGGCTGCATTGGAGCTCCCGTCCAGCTGAGCTTGTCTGCTTCTTTAAACCTCGCCCACAGTCCTTGCTGCCTCAGCCCTCTTGGAAATGACATTGTCCTTGTACTAACTTCTCTTCCGTTTCTGCTGTGTTGTATGTGACACCGGCACAGcacttgctgtttcccaggccctGGTGTGTGCTGAGAGGGGCACGGCTCTTCTATCTCTGCACTGGTGCCTTTTCCTTAGCCACCAACTTCTAAAAATGCATATGCGTTCCAGGCATCATCTTTTCTGGGACCTGGACACTTCTTTGGCCTTGGGGAAGACAGGCTTAATGATCGCATTTGGAGCCCAGTGTTTTCCATGCCCACGAACTAGAAGAACCGCCTGGGGCTGAGCACATTACAGAACCTCCAGCACCGCCCTGCGTGGCAGTCATTGGTACCAAAGTGAGTGTGGTGGCACCTGCCCGGGTCTGACCCCACCCCGTCCCCCTCACTTTACCTGGGATAGAAGAAGCAAGTGCTGCTGAGGTGAGGACCTAGCCGGACTGGGGGAGGATCCCAGGCCAGGAGGTGTGGATTTGCTTCAGAGGCTGGGATTTCATGGAGAGATGGGTGGGACCAGCCCTTTGCAGCCCAGCGAGTGAGGATTTGTTACCGTGGGAGGAGTCTCCTGAGGTCTGTCTTGGCCCACTGAGACCTGAGCTCTGATAATTGGCTCAGGGGCTATGTTTGTAGCAGGGAGCATGCTGCAGGGGTTTCTGCTCTCTTCAGGATGGCATTGTCCCTGTGGAGTGAGCCTGAATGAGCCACCACACTCCAGGCTGTCGGCAAAGGTGCAGGCGAGAGGAGCGGGCACAGCAGCTGAGGCCCCACATGCACTGTTCCGGGAGGCAGAAAGAATAGAAGCAAACTGGTCATGAAATGAGTTGGAGACAAGGACATCAGAATCCTTGCAACAGAGGAATATTTGTTTCTGGCATTCTGCTGGATTTGCCAGATATCTTTGATCACACAGTTCTCTAGAGTTAGTATTTAGTTTCTGTAGTACCATGACTACTCTGGGAGAGGAAATAAAGCATCCATGTCCCTTAAAGCATCATTACCGTATTTCAGAGAGGAATATAGGCTTGCTTCCAGAAGTATAAAGACGCGAATATCCTTCTACCTGATGTTGATTTCCCGCTGAGTGCTggcagtatttcattttgattttcaaagtCATCACTggcaaataaagctttaaaaaatcacCACTGGCCATAAAATTTTGCCCCATTTcttcataaacattttatttgagggggagagagagagagagagagagagaaagagaaacacccATACATtggatttactccctaaatgcccacaatggccctgggctggaccttgccaaagccaggagcctggaactccatccaggtctcccaagtgggttgcagggaaccaggtacttgagccctcacttttgccttccagggtgcaaattgtcagggagctggattgaggaTGGAGCTGGAACTtcacccaggcattccaatgtggggtGAGGGTGTTCCAGGTCCTGTCTTAAGAGCGGTGCCAAATGCCCTCCTTGCCCTGTTTCCTTAAatcaggcagagaggaggagctgTAGCTCAAGGAGCTATAGTATGGGAGTCATGCCGTTTCTAAAGAATCTGGCAAAAAGAAGAATCTGCTATGTCTCTTGGGGATGAGACCCAGACTCCTCCTGCAACACTGAAGCCAAAACTCCTGTGACAGTTTTACAAAACCAAGAAATTGCATGGAGAATGTAGCTATCAGTCACTCCAGAAAATGACAATGCTCTGGTCCTGTTCGCAGGTCCTGCCACTGGCTCCAGCCTCAGAAAATCTGCAGCTTGACCCGTGGCCATTTGCATTGTCATTCTCAAGATTTGCTCAGAATCAACAGCTTTAGCAGTGATTCATAACTAATAGCTGTGTGTGAGCCCTGTGAGAATATTTTACATGTGATCTTTTCCATTTCATCATAACTGTCCTTTGAATTAGATTCTATTATGTGTACGTATTACTGATGACAGGATAGATCAGATAATCTGCAAAAGTCATGAAACTATTAAAGCAAAGATGGGATCATAGCTTGTTTGTTTCCAAAGCCTTTATACCAAAGCACCCAGGATTCACTGGGCAGCCCAGCTGaggctcccttctccctctccagcaGGCCCAAGAGCAGCAGCTCCTCTGGACTTCCCTTCACCTCCCCTCACCTCTGCATGGTGGCTCCAGTTTCAGATACAAGTCGGTGCAGGTTATCCTCTTGGTGAGTGGCCCTGAGCCTTCCTGTCTTCAGGAGCATCTCCAGGTGAGCATGTGGGTAGAGGAATCCAGAGCTCATTCTATCAGCTGCGGTCATTCTCATCTCCACGCATACATCTGTGGGTTCTGACCACCCAGGAACAAGATACACTCAAGCCTCAAACAGCCACACAGACATGGCCGACCTGCCAGAGGACAGCTGGCCCATCtgacagcctggccctgcctgctgaCAAGTCTCCTGCGCACCATCTAAACCCCTGTTCCTTCCTGTGTacagcccaggagccctgtcTGTGCACCCtgcaggcccagctcctgcacacCAGCAAGTCCTGGCCTTTCTGTGTACCCTGCCAAGTCCCACAACGTTGCCAACTTGGAACCAGTGCTAGCTggaaatatccaacatggctgcagaaAGTGTCCATCCTCCCCATGACCTTcaggtcattataataaaattaccctGAGGGGTATGTCCCCTCCCATCAGgcacctgacaccatgacacttcTGACATTTCTTAGAAAAGGCACAGAAGTGAGCCCCCCCTTGGAGTGGTCAGTTGGGCTTCACCCCAGTGTGCCTCCCAAGGGTGCAAAGGGGAGCCTGGCCTTGCCAGAGGGCTTTTCACTCCTTGGGTTTTTTCACTGGCGGAGGCTTTTCCTCAGGGAGGGGGTTTTCTCTTTGGGGTCtgcttcagcctcagctgtttgTTCATgtacgttctttttttttttttagtgattgtacttgaaaggcagagttacacacacacagagagagagagagattccatctgctggttcactccccagttggctgcaacagctggagctgggctgattcgaaggcaggagctgggtgcaggggcccaaggactcgggccatcttccactgctttcccgggccatagcagggagctggattggaagtggagcagccaggcttgaactggcgcccatattggatgccggcaccgcagacagcggctttacctgctccaccacagtaccagccacgcatgcccgcccctcccccaccctcagccTCTGTTCTTACACGTTCTTGGTGCCTGAGTTTGTGCTTTTGTGCATAATTCCTGCCTCCAACTTTGAATCCCTTCACCTGTGGAGGGATAACTGCAGTCTGCCCGGCTAGGAGCACGCAGCCACTAGATGGCGCCACTAGAATATCGCTCAGGTACTGCAAAGACCATTGAAAGGGACCCTGGAGGGGCTCCCAGCAGCGGTGTGCGCGGGCGTCTCCCTCCAGGCGGCgggagggtgcaggacccaagcccgAGTTTCTCATCCAGTTCTGAAAGGAGAACAGATCACGGAGGACTGGGCGGCCAGGCCTGTGGACgttggtgctggcccctcttttccgCAAGCTGTGCTGTGGACCTTGCGGCTTCTCTCTGCTGGAGGACGTGGCCTCAGACGCTGTTGCCACAGAAGGGAAGGGGGCCGTGATAGGGTCTCCGGTTTTAGATAGATCCACCTGTTTTCAAAGTCCTAGGAAAGACAGAGCTGATCCATTGAACAGTTATTTGTATACTTTGAAAAAAACCCTTAAGATGGTAATTTGTGGTCTGCAGAATTACAGTTTGAGTGCTTACTAATTATCTTCCACCTCAATAAATCCCATGTTATTTAATGGGAAGAGTTCGGAACAAGGTTGCCACAGGGAGCCGGTGCTCATTTGGTAGCCACTGCATCCCAGCCGCTTGACACTGGAATAACTCACAGTGCCGGTGGCAGTTAATTTCTTCACACGCAAAACTGAGAGCTAAAGTTACCTATTAAAACTATGCAAgattacatttcaaaaatttattttacttttaagtgATGCATAAAAATTGGATGTGTTTCAATGCTTGTAAACATTGTAAAACATTCAAATCAGGATGAGCATATCCATGTTCTCAAATATttgcaagattttatttttgaaattttatttttaatttatttgaaagggagagagagaggagaggggagatagaggagggggagagagagagagagagagagagcaagagagagaatatctGTCTCCTATCCATTGCTTGGCTTCCCaactggggccaaagccaggagccaggaactcattctgggtctctcacgttggtggcagggactcagtgaCTCTCATGTGGCAAGTACCTGCAGCCACccagagtctgtattagcaggaacttggTAACAGGAACCAGAGCCGGGACgcacccaggtgctctgatatgggatgtgggtgtctttaGTATTAGGCTAAACTTCTACTCCAATTGTAATTTTTTAATCAATAAAGTAAACAGCTTGGATCCAAGAAAATTgtatatattctattttcttttgcttttcaagAGGTTCCTATCTTGACTTAAAGCAGTTAAAAAAGctaagtgggggctggtgctgcggcatagcaggctaagcttctgcctgtggtgccagctcccgtatgggcaccggttatagtcccaactgctctttatctgatccggctctctgctaatgtgcctggaaaagcactagaagatggcccaagtaattggccccttgcactcccgtgggagacccaaagaagctcctggtttcaaatcagctcagctccggccattgtggccatctgggggagtgaaccagggatggaagacctttctctctctccctctgtttgtaactctacctctcaaataaggaaataaaatcttaaggaaaaaaaaaagcgaagTAAAACCTTCCAATCTAATTGTGTTTTGCAAGGCCACCCTTCCCACCAGGTGCTTCTGTCTGGGAGGTCTCCTGCGGGAGGTGGGACTGgcagctgtggccccaggaagacCGCGTGTAGTGAGCATGGGGGTGGGATGGAGTTGCAGATGCTGGCTGGTCACCTGTGCTGGGCGGGACTGGCTGATTCCAAGCCTCCTGGTGTGGCTGTAGCCAAGGAGGCGGCAGAGACAGGCTGGGTGGAGCGCATGAGGGGTGACTTCTCCTTGGCTTCTCAATGTGGCGAGGGCAGACCCCAGCGCTTCCTGTGCCTGTGTCCCCCGCCCCATTCTTTACAAGCGGCAGGTTCAGCCCTTTGGGGTCGCTGCTTTCCCACACTCCCATGGCTTTCATTTTTTCAATCAGGGACCAAACGAAGAAACTGATCAACTTCCGTTTTTCTATGAAACCCAGAAATGGACTTTCTCTTCCAGAAAACCTGAGCCCTTGTTTGGGACCTGGCCACACTACCTCCTTGGGCCAGGGGCCCTCGAGAGCACCTGTCCCCAAAGCCTTGTCTCTGCTGACACACTGGTGGCAGCTTCCCTCGAGACCCCAGGCTAGTCCAGATTCCCAAGGTGATGATGCATTGAAGTCATCCCAAAGAGCTTAGCGTGAACGCTGTCCCCGGGCCCAAGGCTGTGCCACCACCCCCTTGGCCACAGAGGCCACTACACAGTGAAGGGTAAGGCGCCGCCCTGGACCCTGGCTGGCGCTTTGCCCAGATGCCACCTCCAGCCATCTACACCATACCCAGTCCTTTCTCTTGCAAACTCTCCCCCTCCAGGGCTCATTAAGGCAGGATGGGGCCTGGGGCTGATGGGACTGTCCTTACTTTTGTGCTCAGTCCCCCATGAGAATACTCACTGGAACTTCCTTGGGGCAATCCAGCAACTGAATGGGACTGGCATTAGCTGCCTTATCTTGAGCTATGGGATTGGATCGAGGAGGGCTGACGCCCCCTGGGAAGTCTCAGGTCCTCTGTGTGCCTCTGGTCCCCTGTGTATGGATGCGTGGCTGTCTCTGTGGCGGCTTCCCTCAGGATTTACATGTGCTAGGGCACCAGACAGCAcagagctgctgcttgcagttcACAAATGCACCAAATCCCAGCAAAGCCAGGGCAGATCAGAAATCAGTGTGTGCTGCCTGTTTCCGCATCCTGGGCTAGCCCCGTCTTCTCGCTAAGGCTTCCCCTGAGGCCTCTGGGTCTCTTAAATGAAACGACAGTGGAGCTGAACAGGAAGCTCCGTGTGCTTCCGGGTTGGCACAGTGGCAGGTCAAGCATGAGCTTTGTGTTGCTGGATCTCACATAGGTAAATGTCACCTTTAAGCAGCCATAGCTTGCAGGGCTCAGGGCAGGAAGGCAGTGACTGGAACCGTAAGCAGACAGCTGGGACTGGCATCCTGGACTCACTCTGGTAAGAAGCTGCCGTGCAGGTGCTGGGCGCTCTGTCTTCCTCTTGGCCATGGAGGCTGTTGTCTCTGGCACAAAGACcgctgctgggcctggcccaccTTGCAGGGCTGTTGTGAGGACGGCCTGAAGCCTTAGGTGTAGGAGCTACACACAAGTCTATGGGTGGTTGTCCAGGGCGTGCCCTGCGCCTCACTTTTTGGTGCATGCAGTCCTGCTGAGTCAGCATGGAGAGCCATTTGGTGGCTTCTGCTTCGTGGGTTGGTGAATTGTGAGGCATAACCTCTGCCAGAATCAATCCATTTCAGACCTTGGGGACAAAGTTCTCAAAACTAGTAGGCATTTAGTCTTGGGCTAACTAACCCACTAAAGGATTAAAACGATTTCCTGGCTATCCTTTGGAGTTCCATGGCTCTGAGCTGGAGCTGTGGGCTAACAGGGTGCCCAATTCACAGGTGAATGCTCGTTGGGCAAAATGTGGAGGACCTGTGGGTGTGGGTGCACAGACCAAGAGAACACAGGATTAGAAATAAACAGTTTTGAATAGATGACTACATGGTAAATTTGCAATTTTAGCCAGAGACTCAGGCTGTTGAATGAAGTAGTAGCTTGTCATTGCCTCTCCTGGGGCCTCTTGAACTTGGTTGAGAACTTGGGACAGGTCTGTGGATGGGGAGAAGCACAAGTTAATTTTCAGAACCAACACCTTGAGTGGGAGAGTCGTGCACCTTCAGAAGGTCCCTCACTCTTGGGTCATGGCTGACTACTTCTACCCTGAACCCTTTCTGAGCCTTCTGTGCCTGGGCCAATGAGTGGGGAGAtgcagagttcccagctccagcggGTAGAGTTCATGATGTGTCTCCCGGCAGGATTTGGAGGCTTGCAGCAGCTGCGTGTCCTCCTGAGTGCCCCTGTACCCTCATTCCCACTGCTTCCTTCTTGTCTGTTTGCCATAAGTCACTTGCTATCCTCACAGCATGTACAGTCCTGGGTGGGCTGAGTCCCCATCAGTGACCGTGGCTTAGGCCACTGCAAGTGTGAGTGGCTGAGAGTGCTCAGGGCATATACCCAATGTCACCAGCCACATGGACCTGTGGGGGAAAGTGGGGGAATCTGGCCTCCTTTCCATCTTGCGAAGGAAAAGCCATGCTATGGAAAGATAAACCGGAAGGAGGGCATGCACTTGCAGACCTTCCTGTTACAGGTCAAGGGTGACCGGTTCCTGCCGAGGAGGTCACAACCGGAAGGAGCAGCTGGACCTGAATGTTCATGAAGCCAAGCCCCCAGGCCTGCATTCAGTCCTGTGTGCTCTCCTCTTGGAACACACTTTGCTCAGTCTGCCACATGGTGAGTTCTTGCACGTTGTTTGGAACACGGTCAGCAGTTTCCCTTAATGCAAACTCTTCTGCAAGGGTCTCATAACCATCTGGAAGGGATCTGCCTAACACTTAACCTTTCAACAAAACtttagtaaacatttatttatttatttatttatttttgaatcagagagagaaagagagagagcgagagtgagagagaaagaggaatcttccatctactggttcacttcccaagtggtagcaaaggccagggctgggccggattgaagccaggagccaggagcttcttcctggtctcccacatgggtggcagggatccaaacacttgggccctattctgctgctttcccagacctttagcagggagctggatcagaaatggagcagctgagaaccGGTGggcacgaaccggtgcccatatgaggtgccagcactgcagcagtgtccctacctgctgtgccacaacactggcccctaacaaACCATTCACTGAGCTTTCACTCCCTTCAGACACCAGCCTCCCCGGGCACCTCCCGAGTCGATTCTTCCTCCATCCTCTGGGGGCACTGTGTCAACAGGAGAACGGCAGCAAAGTGGCAAGGGCCAGTGGCTCTCCTGCCTCCACAGACTTGGGAAGGGCCAGAGCAGAGTCCAGGGCGTAGCCGGCCTTTGTCCTCGTAGGCAGTCTGCTGCGGCTCCTCCACAGCGGCTGGTGAAGGCCATGGGTGGGTACAATGCCAGCCACCTGCAGCCGTTCATCCTGGTGGGCTTTTCTGACCGGCCTGGCCTGGAGGTCATTCTCTTTGCTGTGGTCCTGGTCTTCTACgtcctggccctggtgggcaacGCTGCCATCATGCTTGTGTCGGTGCTGGACACCAGGCTgcacacacccatgtacttctTTCTGGGGAACCTGTCTTTCTTGGACCTCTGCTTCACCACAAGCATcgtgccccagctgctgtggaacCTGTGGGGACCAGAGAAGACCATCACCTACCACGGCTGCGTGGCCCAGCTCTACATCTACATGGTGCTGGGCTCCACTGAGTGTGTCCTACTGGCTGTCATGTCCTATGACCGTTACGTGGCCGTCTGCCGGCCCCTGCACTACACGGTGCTCATGCACCCGCGTCTCTGCCTACAGCTGGTGACcatggcctggtgctgtggctttgTCAACGCGTTTGTCATGTGTCCTCAGACGGTACAGCTCTCACGGTGTGGGCGCCGCAGGGTGGACCACTTCCTGTGTGAGATGCCTGCTCTCATCGCCATGTCCTGTGAGGACACCACGCTGGTGGAGACTTTTGCCTTTGCCCTGGGGGTTGCCCTGCTCCTGGTGCCGCTCGCCCTGGTCCTCACCTCCTACGGTGCCATTGCCGTCGCCGTGCTAAGGATCAAGTCCAACGCAGGGCGCAAGAAGGCCTTCCACACCTGCTCTTCCCACCTGACCGTGGTCTCCCTCTTCTACGGAACCATCATCTACATGTACCTGCAGCCGGCCAGCAGCTACTCTCAAGACCAGGGCAAGTTCCTCACCCTCTTCTACACCATCGTCACGCCCAGCATCAAACCCCTCATCTACACCCTCAGGAATAAGGACATGAAGGGGGcgctgaggaggctcctggggtgggaaaaagggggtggggaagacTAAGGGAGGTGCCCTCGCATAGCCTGATCCTCATGTCCCTATCACACTGGGGACTGAGGTGCTGTggagcttgtttgtttgtttatttgtttgtttgagttcGGAGTGTTTGCTTATGCATAAAGAGGTATCTTGGGGAGGGGACCCAAGTCTGAGCAAGAAATTCATCTGTGTTTCCCGTGCATCTTACATGCGCAGGCTAAAGGTGATTTTATGTCATATTTCCagtgcacctgcattttgactgtggCCGTCATGTGATAGGAGTGGAATTGTCCACTCCTGGCATCCTGTCAGTGCTCAAAGTTTCAGGGTTTGAAGCATTTTGGGTCTTTGGATTATGGATGCCCGATCTTTGTAGATGGTTTTCTAGACTTCTCTCAGAGCTGCTGTTATCAGGTAAGAATTAATGCTCAGAGTAGAGTGAACCAGGAAGCACCGTGCTTGtgaggttggcccagccctgccccccgctGTTCACCTCCTCCTGCTGTAGGTGTCTGCAGGTGCCTCCATGCCAAATTCTCCCTCAGCATCTGGAGTCAAAACTGCCCAGGATCCACTGTCTTTATAGAGCTCACTTATCACAGGTGATGGACAGATTTAGACCATTGTTTTAGAGAGAATAAAAATCCCACTTCTCATCTCCTCTGGGACCTGCCTGCAGCATTCAGGATGTTTGCCACATTTACCGGGAGCAAATGGTGCAGCAGACCAGCCTGGGGAGGTGGTGTTTGAGGTCAGACCAGACGTTCTCCCAGCAGCTAGCCCTCGGAGCCTCTGCATCATGGGGGCAGAGACCCCCTCCTTAGGGGATTATGGTAGATTAAGCAAGGCCACGTCAGCAAGGGCAGGTGGTCTCTCCATCACATTTACCTTTCTTCTCATGGATAGGGAAATCCATTCCTTTGGGCACCTTGCACAGATGTGATTCTCCTTGTTTTCAGCAAAGCTCTGCTTCGGtgttctctggctcactctctgTGTGGTGGAAATGTTGCCTTCCAGAGTCAGGAGTCGCCCCAGGCTGGCTCCTCGTGCCCCTCACCTGCTCAGGACTTTGCTGCACAGGTTAGTGTCCAAGCGTAGGCGTGGGCTGCGCAGTGGAGATG
Above is a genomic segment from Oryctolagus cuniculus chromosome 6, mOryCun1.1, whole genome shotgun sequence containing:
- the LOC100351117 gene encoding putative olfactory receptor 2W6 produces the protein MGGYNASHLQPFILVGFSDRPGLEVILFAVVLVFYVLALVGNAAIMLVSVLDTRLHTPMYFFLGNLSFLDLCFTTSIVPQLLWNLWGPEKTITYHGCVAQLYIYMVLGSTECVLLAVMSYDRYVAVCRPLHYTVLMHPRLCLQLVTMAWCCGFVNAFVMCPQTVQLSRCGRRRVDHFLCEMPALIAMSCEDTTLVETFAFALGVALLLVPLALVLTSYGAIAVAVLRIKSNAGRKKAFHTCSSHLTVVSLFYGTIIYMYLQPASSYSQDQGKFLTLFYTIVTPSIKPLIYTLRNKDMKGALRRLLGWEKGGGED